One Vespula vulgaris chromosome 7, iyVesVulg1.1, whole genome shotgun sequence genomic window, gctttctctcttactccctctatctctcagtctagatatctttttctttctcttcttcgcacGGAGCAGTGTCGTAGCACGCACTCGTCatcttttgtctctttttctctttccttatttctaGCTCGACACCTTATATGACACACAAAGAGGATTCGATGTAGCTCCAAGGCAACTCTGATCGCGCTCGCTGACACTTTGAAATCATCGACGACAACTTATCGATCGTACCAATGTTCACCTGTGTCAATTGTCCGTTACACGTTCGTACCACACTTCTCGGCGCGATCGTAGTAGAATATCCTGtctatagagatagagaacaagagcgagcgagagaggattgagagagagagagagagaaagaaagagggagagggagaaagggagagaaaacggagagagagagagagagagaatatatatggAGGGGAGACGTAAAGAAGAGGTAAGGATATGGACGTTACCTCGTTATGTTTTCGTTTCTACAGCTCGATCATATATACCAATCACTGAGGAAACTCGCTTAATGATCGATGCTCATTGATCGTACGTCTAACAAATCGCGCATCAAACTTCACTCGCGCATGTAAgtcaaaatattaaaatcgtgTATGTTCGTAACGTTCGGTTAAACTCGGCGGCAAAGCGTCGTTTGTCTTTTGCCGTTttcagttctctctctctctctctctctctctctctctctctctctctacatctctttctttctttctcctttctttttctctctctctctctttctctctccctctctttctctttctccactcTTCTTTGATGAACGACAGGAAAATGTCGATTGcactaagaaaaaagaaagatcatttAAAGACGAAGAGTATGTGTCTCTCACAACAATTAACAATGTTTTCACGATGCAATAAACACGACAATTACAATTTGCGCGGAGAAACACAACCGATCAGACGCCGTTTGGCCTCCGAAAATGTCGTCTGGTTTCAGGAACGTAACCGTCCAGCGTAGCGCCTCGTAGCGAATGTCTCATTACATCGCACCGtctattatgtatatttttttaatgatatttttctttctcttattttctctttttcttctaatttctcttttgattCTCTTTGTTGCCAATTTAATTTTGTGTGTCACAGTTGAagcatatttatatgtaaattaatattaaaacgattttctCCTTTAACCGTACTTCTTTAACAATTACGTTACATTGCTATAAAGTAATGACTTCTCATAGATTTATGTTAGTGGACTTGACAATTTTTGTAAGAAACGTTTCATTGACtgagaaaatgttttcttttctgtagAGATCTATATGAACGATTCTCTTGGTTTAAAAGTTTATGGGACGATCCTGCTTCGTAGCAATTTTACGTGCGTCACAAAAGTCGATAATTCTCGAACTCGAAGAAGGATGGTACGCTTCGATTCTATCGATTCATTGACATTATTTGCTGAAACTTAGATTAAACGGCGGAGAACGCTATTAAAGAGAGTGAGGTACGCTTATCGAGTGAAATTGTGAGTGTTGAGACATATACAtgatattagataaaataagCATTAGACtatttgaagaaatattttttttttgtttcagataaagatttttcattgACATTATTTTTTCCAAGTATAAATCAAAGACGTAAAAATGACAGAAGTCGAGAACATTTTCTTGTTCGTTCCTAATATTATAGGTAAATAAGAATGTtacaaacgaaatataaaatagatattgttaataatgttCTATATATAGCATCTATACAACTAATGTACAAAATAAAGTGAAAACTTAAGCATTTATGAattcattgataaaattaaagtgACTATTGAAGATAATAAACACTCAAAGCTGCTGATGATTTTAATTGATgtagtatttaaatattagcTAAGCTTTTGCGATAAAgttcttctttaaatttaaattttagttGTAAATATAAACTATTGAATATTGTTATATCATACAATAAATCTAACTATTATCAAAGAAGTTAGCACTTGTATGACTtcttatatattgattaatattagcatattattatattatatagtgcTAGAATGTAATACTTTCTCTTGatctaatattattcttatattgtTAAAGAATACTTTTTGTTAATAGGTTACGGAAGAGTGATCTTGGctctgatttctttttatttcatgccAAGTAACTATGTCATTGCATCTTcatgttatattattagtGCTTTATTAGATGCAGTGGATGGTCATGCAGCCAGATACTTCAATCAAAGCACAAAATTTGGTGCTATCTTAGATCAATTAACCGATAGAGTTGGTACCATGTGTCTTTTGGCAACATTATGTATGTTTTATCCTTCTTATAGTTTTTGGTTTCAATTAAGCATGGGTATTGATATAGCTTGTCACTGGATTTATCTTCACACGTAAGAATTACTAATTTActagttaatatttttaaggaTTATATtaagatacaaatattttgcaataccttaaaaagtattatatgtatacaatgtTATTAATTAGCAACAATTACTATACAATATGTTTACAGAACACTGCTACAAGGGAAAACAAGTCACAAATTTATTGACATGTCTGAAAATCCAATCATGCGGATATACTATACCAATCGTATAGTTCTATTTTTCATGTGCGCTGGAAATGAAATGTTCTATGCTACCTTATATCTTCTTTACTTTACCGAAGGACCCATttgtaaataacatttttatacagataactatatataattgCATTGAGTACCatcttaaattataattacacattataatagaaagttaaacatttatataaaaaattacagtGGCCGGTGTAGGATTGTATAGGATACTGATGTATCTCTCAGCTCCAGTGGCAATAGTCAAATCTGCAATCTCAATTTTGCATGGATACGTATCTTGTATCAACATGAGTATAATTGATCAGAAGGAACGTCAGGAACATCTTAAAGCAAACTAAAATGTCTTGCTTACATATATTACTTACTAGTCATACTAAATGTGATCAGTCGATCTTCcttcattataaaataacatatatttaaagaatgcATTTCCAATCTGCTATTCTTATAAATCAAAGCAACCTGATGTGCCagagtaaattatttttatcttgctttttaatataaattatattttaattagtatATGTCattgaaagtaaaatataattgtttatttttcatattataaataaaacactCTAATGTACTTctctaaaaatttttctcatattaACAACCTATTttcttgatattaattaatattactgttaaaagtaatgttatttattcagaggttagaaaaagatatttcctaaaagtttttaagaaatatatttttgtctacaatgaaaataagatataCAAATATTGTCTATTTTCCTAATGACGtgtgtaaaataatttgaccTGATACTCAAAGAATATAATTGCTAAAATGGAATATACTGCCatacaaaatattacttaGTGATGTAATACGATTAAATACATACTTTAAATTTAACTACAAATATAGAGAAACGCAAAGACTAAACTGAACGATAAACATTTGTCAAGATAAATTCGTGATATTCATTGTGCTTTCGTTTTTGCTatcatacaaaaaattaacaaaaattacaaggacacatgtaataattttacattgaggactatgtataatacatataaatattttgtataaattatttaaattaaagaatgATCATACATGAATTTTTCACACAGCAATGATACTTCAGCTGTGTTATAACAAAGAGATAAACTAACCTCAAAACTCTCGCTTTCATTCTCCGTCATGACCAGTCATGTTTAGGCGCCATGTTCTTTTACTTCAAACACTCGCGCATGTTGCTAAAGTTAACAAAATTAGCACAAGTTTTTTAGTAAGCATAAAACTTAACACAATgcaattttacatatattcacTAAACGTCATACGAAATAAGGTATCCTTTAACATGGATGATATTTTTTCACTATGATCGAGATGTCCGAAGTAAtgaacaatatttataaaaacaaatgaaaattctGCGTATCCGTGACGAGGATAAATTGCCATAGAGTAGCGCCAGTGTCGCTAGTTGGTCACTGTCTAAAATGGCaggtatttttcttatttgaatttatttttttaaattacttggCAAAAAGGGATTTGAAGAAACTATTAAatctgtatataattataacacacttaacattttgatatttattaatagatattttatcattttgattGTGTCatatcatagaaaatataattacaagtAG contains:
- the LOC127065119 gene encoding CDP-diacylglycerol--inositol 3-phosphatidyltransferase; this translates as MTEVENIFLFVPNIIGYGRVILALISFYFMPSNYVIASSCYIISALLDAVDGHAARYFNQSTKFGAILDQLTDRVGTMCLLATLCMFYPSYSFWFQLSMGIDIACHWIYLHTTLLQGKTSHKFIDMSENPIMRIYYTNRIVLFFMCAGNEMFYATLYLLYFTEGPILAGVGLYRILMYLSAPVAIVKSAISILHGYVSCINMSIIDQKERQEHLKAN